Proteins encoded together in one Hylaeus volcanicus isolate JK05 chromosome 3, UHH_iyHylVolc1.0_haploid, whole genome shotgun sequence window:
- the LOC128874033 gene encoding uncharacterized protein LOC128874033, protein MGRKKARGKRATAHHCPKVSKDKCSNAPSTPSFPPKEEEKSTAIDETCKSDTCPKNQVTDVLIDVHSRLMYPLVEQSEDLSDESDEDAETIELNVRPRFVYVASLCAVCLEKSKIFCDDCRMVSYCSPNHRTQGQQEHSDLCAGLSKIRFSIATMLTGESDELLDAEQYRVYRMQLLAILESEIGRPLKLWEKEIVLYPMVCRVCRRFQEDPICCSRCSMETLCNHHPDEHGKWCKEFQVLRRCLVLQHRHGCVDPRIPNARQSSPLALSGLGFDELMHGIYGNCSYYREMDSYTYSILSHLGTIPLTTLYSMQIACPEWSSATVWTVHVVGAEFQFEGVNLHVWEKLFLHFLPNLKTLRVLLVGPELRLPNGVPAKLLSKVKRCTECRATNRSVDVSFQPERLYHELVRSERVSKPDLICAFNAGLYRSTGFAGEDTWPETIREFCKTLSPIVITSYTADEMVWEMARINSVSDVDVLLEPRRNPFASIKPDRNFVSDDTNPLIYKNYYITVVKGKTNAQ, encoded by the exons ATGGGTCGCAAAAAGGCTCGAGGCAAAAGGGCTACTGCACATCACTGTCCAAAGGTATCAAAAGACAAATGCAGCAATGCACCGTCGACACCCAGCTTTCCTCCGAAGGAGGAAGAGAAGTCCACTGCGATCGATGAGACTTGCAAGTCAGACACGTGTCCGAAAAATCAAGTAACAGATGTTCTCATCGATGTCCACTCGAGACTAATGTATCCTCTGGTCGAACAATCCGAGGATTTATCAGACGAGAGCGACGAGGATGCAGAGACCATCGAGTTGAACGTCAGACCTCGATTCGTCTACGTGGCTAGCCTCTGCGCTGTTTGTCTAGAgaagtcgaaaatattttgcgACGATTGTCGAATGGTGTCCTACTGTTCGCCGAACCATCGAACGCAGGGACAGCAGGAGCATAGCGATTTGTGCGCTGGTTTATCAAAGATTCGTTTCTCCATCGCGACGATGCTAACTGGGGAATCGGACGAGTTACTCGACGCGGAACAGTACAGAGTTTACAG GATGCAGCTCCTCGCGATCCTCGAGTCCGAGATCGGCCGCCCGTTGAAACTTTGGGAGAAGGAGATCGTCCTGTATCCCATGGTCTGTCGAGTCTGTCGCCGTTTTCAAGAGGACCCGATTTGCTGTTCTCGCTGCTCGATGGAAACACTTTGCAACCATCACCCCGACGAGCACGGGAAATGGTGCAAGGAATTCCAAGTGCTTCGTAGATGCTTGGTCCTCCAGCACAGACATGGCTGCGTCGATCCTAGAATTCCTAATGCGCGACAATCATCCCCTCTCGCTTTATCGGGGCTAGGTTTCGACGAGCTGATGCACGGAATTTATGGAAATTGTTCGTATTACCGTGAAATGGACAGCTACACGTACTCCATCCTGTCCCATTTAGGTACGATACCGTTAACGACCCTTTATTCCATGCAAATTGCCTGTCCCGAGTGGAGTAGCGCGACCGTTTGGACAGTACACGTGGTAGGGGCGGAATTTCAATTCGAGGGGGTAAATTTGCACGTTTGGGAAAAATTGTTCCTTCATTTTCTACCCAATCTGAAGACGCTCCGCGTGTTGCTCGTAGGACCAGAGTTACGGTTACCAAACGGCGTCCCAGCCAAGCTTCTATCCAAAGTGAAACGTTGCACCGAGTGCAGAGCTACCAACCGATCCGTCGACGTTTCGTTTCAACCGGAGCGACTCTATCACGAGCTCGTTCGCAGCGAACGCGTTTCCAAGCCTGATCTAATCTGCGCGTTCAACGCGGGCCTCTATCGTAGCACAGGGTTCGCTGGGGAGGACACTTGGCCGGAAACGATACgagaattttgtaaaactttatCTCCTATTGTTATCACGTCTTACACAGCGGACGAAATGGTCTGGGAAATGGCGCGGATAAATTCAGTGAGCGACGTCGACGTTCTATTGGAGCCGCGACGGAATCCGTTTGCCTCGATTAAACCGGATCGCAACTTTGTCAGCGACGACACGAATCCTcttatttataagaattatTACATCACCGTTGTTAAGGGGAAAACGAACGCGCAGTAG
- the LOC128874034 gene encoding solute carrier family 41 member 1-like, translating to MRNANIKSKACKKNLPKIRHRKTEKKFYGSKMVELGSDKSLGSTITDASMESEMESEEETESDDEHARRLIPMPIIRQSVNNDTKKSLDRKNQAKQIEDENVWSISIQMFVPFLLAGFGMVAASLLLDVVQHWIVYEKVSEVYILVPALLGLKGNLEMTLASRLSTHANLGHMDTRKQKWTLIVGNLALIQCQATVVGLLASIAAVILGWIPEARFDIHHALLLCSSALVTAFVASFLLGLVMVTVILLSKRMKINPDNVATPIAASLGDLTTLALLSGIASLLYGAIDYAPWIAPTCIAFHIIATPVWGYVAAKNPFTKEILDYGWAPVICAMLISSVGGLILDYTISNYKGIAVFQLVINGVGGNLVAVQASRISTSLHKDRRSGVQEIPVVRFSPFYAFCATGGHARTARVLLAMVIPGHLIFGYTISYLQAGHTSFTPIFIIVYLTAALLQVILLLYIAQLMVVWMWTKGMDPDSSAIPYLTAVGDLIGTALLGIAFHILYAIGDKDSDVGD from the exons ATGAGAAATGCTAATATAAAGTCAAAGGCGTGTAAAAAGAACTTACCAAAAATTCGGCacagaaaaacagaaaagaaattttacggGAGTAAAATGGTGGAATTAGGCAGTGATAAATCGCTCGGATCGACCATCACCGATGCTTCCATGGAATCGGAGATGGAATCCGAGGAAGAAACTGAGAGCGACGATGAACATGCACGTCGACTTATACCAATGCCAATCATTCGTCAATCCGTTAACAACGATACAAAGAAATCCCTCGATCGAAAGAATCAAGCCAAACAGATAGAAGACGAGAACGTTTGGTCTATATCGATACAAATGTTCGTGCCTTTTCTGTTAGCCGGTTTTGGTATGGTTGCCGCCAGTTTGTTATTGGATGTCGTACAG CACTGGATTGTGTACGAAAAGGTATCAGAAGTATACATATTAGTACCAGCTTTGCTCGGTCTGAAAGGTAACTTAGAAATGACATTGGCCTCTCGACTTTCAACTCATGCCAATCTTGGACATATGGATACGAGGAAGCAGAAATGGACTTTAATTGTCGGGAATCTAGCTTTGATTCAATGTCAAGCTACTGTAGTAGGCCTACTGGCTTCCATTGCTGCTGTGATACTTGGTTGGATTCCAGAAGCACGGTTTGATATTCACCATGCGCTTTTGTTATGCTCCAGTGCCTTAGTGACAGCATTCGTAGCCAGTTTTTTATTAGGTTTAGTGATGGTGACTGTTATACTATTATCTAAGCGGATGAAGATTAATCCAGATAACGTAGCCACACCGATTGCAGCTTCCCTAGGAGATTTAACAACTTTGGCCCTTCTTTCAGGGATTGCGTCTCTTCTCTATGGAGCTATAG ATTATGCCCCATGGATAGCTCCAACATGCATAGCGTTTCATATTATCGCTACGCCCGTTTGGGGTTACGTGGCAGCCAAAAATCCCTTTACAAAGGAAATATTGGATTACGGCTGGGCACCTGTAATATGTGCAATGTTGATTAGCag TGTTGGTGGTTTGATACTAGACTATACGATATCGAATTACAAAGGCATTGCTGTATTTCAATTAGTGATAAATGGTGTTGGTGGTAACTTGGTCGCCGTTCAAGCCAGTAGAATATCAACATCGTTGCATAAAGATCGACGGTCTGGTGTTCAAGAAATACCAGTTGTTCGTTTCAGTCCGTTCTACGCATTTTGTGCCACAG GTGGACATGCGAGGACTGCCAGAGTTCTGTTAGCAATGGTGATACCTGGTCATCTAATATTCGGTTATACGATCAGTTATCTTCAAGCGGGGCACACTTCTTTTACTCCcatatttattatcgtttatttGACTGCCGCTTTACTGCAG GTGATTTTGTTGTTGTACATCGCTCAATTGATGGTCGTTTGGATGTGGACGAAAGGAATGGATCCAGACAGTTCTGCGATACCATACCTGACTGCAGTAGGCGACCTCATAGGAACAGCGCTACTAGGAATCGCGTTCCACATACTTTACGCCATCGGGGATAAAGATTCGGATGTGGGAGACTGA
- the LOC128874030 gene encoding solute carrier family 41 member 1-like isoform X2, producing the protein MGTTSAADASMIMVTDTNACIDNSVGVNNAIVTTVSVDDANRSLDEDYMEVPIFEEGTDSGRLPDVVAESKIYGVTEDEPIESYLAITIQVFIPFLIAGLGMVGAGLVLDLVQHWVVFEKVSELIILVPALLGLKGNLEMTLASRLSTQANLGHMDTPKQQWYMIVGNLVLIQCQAIVVGFLGSLVAIIMGAVRNGTISLDHSYLLCASSLVTASLASFVLGLITAGVIVFSRHCHINPDNVATPIAASLGDITSLALLSWISTILYESINKQDWVAPLVIACYVLVTPLWVWIAKRNKYTNDVLYFGWTPVMIAMLISSCGGLILEFMVSRFENLTVFQPVINGVGGNLVAVQASRISTALHKQAELGTLLIPPGHTHPVIFITPIANFFGKGIHARTTRVLMAMVIPGHIIFIYMINYMKDGETSLTPLFVFVYLCAAMLQVAALLYIAYIMIHWMWKRKIDPDNSAIPYLTSMGDLLGISLLAIAFQFLYLVGDQDSERTIAP; encoded by the exons ATGGGCACAACTTCGGCCGCGGACGCGAGCATGATCATGGTCACGGATACGAACGCGTGCATAGACAACAGCGTCGGGGTTAACAATGCAATCGTCACCACCGTCTCGGTAGACGACGCTAACAGATCCCTGGACGAAGATTACATGGAGGTGCCCATCTTCGAGGAGGGGACCGACAGCGGTCGTCTTCCAGACGTTGTCGCCGAGAGCAAAATTTATGGCGTCACCGAGGATGAACCGATCGAGTCGTACCTGGCGATTACCATTCAAGTTTTCATACCGTTTCTCATCGCTGGCCTTGGCATGGTGGGCGCTGGACTAGTCCTGGACTTGGTGCAA CATTGGGTGGTGTTCGAAAAAGTTAGCGAACTGATAATCTTGGTCCCCGCGTTGCTGGGCCTGAAGGGCAATTTGGAAATGACTCTGGCGTCGCGGCTCTCCACTCAAGCGAATCTGGGGCACATGGACACGCCGAAACAACAATGGTACATGATCGTTGGGAATCTCGTCTTGATCCAG TGCCAGGCGATAGTGGTCGGATTTCTGGGCTCCCTGGTGGCGATCATAATGGGGGCGGTTCGAAACGGTACCATTTCGTTGGATCACTCCTACTTGCTGTGCGCGAGCAGTCTGGTCACCGCGTCCCTGGCGTCCTTCGTTCTTGGATTGATAACCGCGGGAGTGATCGTTTTTTCCCGGCATTGTCACATAAATCCTGACAACGTCGCAACGCCGATAGCCGCTAGCCTGGGCGACATCACCTCTTTGGCTCTGCTCTCTTGGATCTCGACGATTCTCTACGAGTCGATAAACAAACAAGATTGGGTCGCGCCCCTCGTGATCGCATGCTACGTCCTGGTTACGCCGCTCTGGGTATGGATCGCAAAGAGGAACAAGTACACCAACGACGTCCTCTACTTTGGGTGGACTCCTGTCATGATCGCCATGTTGATAAGCAG TTGCGGTGGTCTGATACTGGAATTCATGGTGTCCCGATTCGAGAACCTGACCGTTTTCCAACCGGTGATCAACGGCGTCGGTGGGAACCTAGTAGCCGTTCAAGCGAGTAGAATATCCACTGCTCTCCACAAACAAGCAGAACTGGGAACGCTTCTGATACCACCTGGTCACACGCACCCCGTGATCTTCATTACTCCCATCGCGAATTTTTTCGGCAAAG GTATTCACGCAAGGACTACCAGGGTTCTGATGGCGATGGTTATACCGGgtcatataattttcatttacatgaTCAATTACATGAAGGATGGCGAGACCTCTCTGACGCCtctcttcgtcttcgtttATTTATGCGCCGCTATGCTGCAAGTCGCCGCGCTTCTTTACATTGCCTACATAATGATACATTGGATGTGGAAGCGAAAGATCGATCCCGACAATTCAGCGATACCGTATCTGACGTCGATGGGCGATCTTCTCGGCATCAGTTTGCTCGCAATCGCCTTCCAGTTTCTTTATTTGGTCGGTGATCAAGACTCGGAGCGAACGATCGCTCCGTGA
- the LOC128874030 gene encoding solute carrier family 41 member 1-like isoform X1 — protein MIEDQVHQHPVRLPPDKHAHVDATGVKFENDQSREPLLTEKQSSHRITPTDARLRTSSESSHGKTVMGTTSAADASMIMVTDTNACIDNSVGVNNAIVTTVSVDDANRSLDEDYMEVPIFEEGTDSGRLPDVVAESKIYGVTEDEPIESYLAITIQVFIPFLIAGLGMVGAGLVLDLVQHWVVFEKVSELIILVPALLGLKGNLEMTLASRLSTQANLGHMDTPKQQWYMIVGNLVLIQCQAIVVGFLGSLVAIIMGAVRNGTISLDHSYLLCASSLVTASLASFVLGLITAGVIVFSRHCHINPDNVATPIAASLGDITSLALLSWISTILYESINKQDWVAPLVIACYVLVTPLWVWIAKRNKYTNDVLYFGWTPVMIAMLISSCGGLILEFMVSRFENLTVFQPVINGVGGNLVAVQASRISTALHKQAELGTLLIPPGHTHPVIFITPIANFFGKGIHARTTRVLMAMVIPGHIIFIYMINYMKDGETSLTPLFVFVYLCAAMLQVAALLYIAYIMIHWMWKRKIDPDNSAIPYLTSMGDLLGISLLAIAFQFLYLVGDQDSERTIAP, from the exons ATGATAGAGGACCAGGTGCATCAACATCCGGTACGACTACCTCCCGACAAACACGCCCATGTCGATGCCACAGGAgtcaaatttgaaaa TGATCAATCCAGGGAACCTCTGCTTACCGAAAAGCAAAGTTCCCACAGGATAACACCGACGGACGCTCGTTTACGCACCAGCTCGGAATCATCTCACGGGAAGACGGTCATGGGCACAACTTCGGCCGCGGACGCGAGCATGATCATGGTCACGGATACGAACGCGTGCATAGACAACAGCGTCGGGGTTAACAATGCAATCGTCACCACCGTCTCGGTAGACGACGCTAACAGATCCCTGGACGAAGATTACATGGAGGTGCCCATCTTCGAGGAGGGGACCGACAGCGGTCGTCTTCCAGACGTTGTCGCCGAGAGCAAAATTTATGGCGTCACCGAGGATGAACCGATCGAGTCGTACCTGGCGATTACCATTCAAGTTTTCATACCGTTTCTCATCGCTGGCCTTGGCATGGTGGGCGCTGGACTAGTCCTGGACTTGGTGCAA CATTGGGTGGTGTTCGAAAAAGTTAGCGAACTGATAATCTTGGTCCCCGCGTTGCTGGGCCTGAAGGGCAATTTGGAAATGACTCTGGCGTCGCGGCTCTCCACTCAAGCGAATCTGGGGCACATGGACACGCCGAAACAACAATGGTACATGATCGTTGGGAATCTCGTCTTGATCCAG TGCCAGGCGATAGTGGTCGGATTTCTGGGCTCCCTGGTGGCGATCATAATGGGGGCGGTTCGAAACGGTACCATTTCGTTGGATCACTCCTACTTGCTGTGCGCGAGCAGTCTGGTCACCGCGTCCCTGGCGTCCTTCGTTCTTGGATTGATAACCGCGGGAGTGATCGTTTTTTCCCGGCATTGTCACATAAATCCTGACAACGTCGCAACGCCGATAGCCGCTAGCCTGGGCGACATCACCTCTTTGGCTCTGCTCTCTTGGATCTCGACGATTCTCTACGAGTCGATAAACAAACAAGATTGGGTCGCGCCCCTCGTGATCGCATGCTACGTCCTGGTTACGCCGCTCTGGGTATGGATCGCAAAGAGGAACAAGTACACCAACGACGTCCTCTACTTTGGGTGGACTCCTGTCATGATCGCCATGTTGATAAGCAG TTGCGGTGGTCTGATACTGGAATTCATGGTGTCCCGATTCGAGAACCTGACCGTTTTCCAACCGGTGATCAACGGCGTCGGTGGGAACCTAGTAGCCGTTCAAGCGAGTAGAATATCCACTGCTCTCCACAAACAAGCAGAACTGGGAACGCTTCTGATACCACCTGGTCACACGCACCCCGTGATCTTCATTACTCCCATCGCGAATTTTTTCGGCAAAG GTATTCACGCAAGGACTACCAGGGTTCTGATGGCGATGGTTATACCGGgtcatataattttcatttacatgaTCAATTACATGAAGGATGGCGAGACCTCTCTGACGCCtctcttcgtcttcgtttATTTATGCGCCGCTATGCTGCAAGTCGCCGCGCTTCTTTACATTGCCTACATAATGATACATTGGATGTGGAAGCGAAAGATCGATCCCGACAATTCAGCGATACCGTATCTGACGTCGATGGGCGATCTTCTCGGCATCAGTTTGCTCGCAATCGCCTTCCAGTTTCTTTATTTGGTCGGTGATCAAGACTCGGAGCGAACGATCGCTCCGTGA